Genomic DNA from Gossypium hirsutum isolate 1008001.06 chromosome A01, Gossypium_hirsutum_v2.1, whole genome shotgun sequence:
ATCGATATTATACCACAACAGTACCTATGAAAAACTCAACACCAAGGTTTTCTACAACAAAATTGAGGTCTCTCAAAACTGTGAACTTGCTCATCCTGTTGACATTCTTGGCTTTTAGTGTAAGAACTAAGCTACTCCAAGCAAGCCAAAAGTATCTGCAAGGAATATCGATGGGATATTGATAGGCATATAACTTAAGTTTGACACAAAACTAGAATATAAaaaaagtgaatttgaaataaaactGACACTAGCATAAGGATACTTCTTTACTTTTCACTCGCTCTCCCAAAATGGAAAACCTAAGGCTTTGCTTGGTTGCAAAAATCTAAAAGAAAACAGCAAATTGGACCATGTTTCCAACAAAGTACATCATTATTTTCATTTGACATTAGTATCCCTTGAATGCAAAAATGGAGATTAACCCATTAAGATAATACGGTACCTAAAAAATGCCAGGCCACCTATTTTTCCTCCAAAAGAACTTTCGTGCAATAAAAAAGCGATGACAACTCTTTTTACTTTGCCAGACCAAAGCCCTGCCATCTTATTCTACCAAATTTGTCAAGCAAGAAAATATACCTTCAAACAAGTGAAAAAGCATCTTCTCAGACTAACAAAATAGAACTGTATGAATATTAGTTATGTTCTTGATTAGGAT
This window encodes:
- the LOC107899623 gene encoding uncharacterized protein, whose product is MAGLWSGKVKRVVIAFLLHESSFGGKIGGLAFFRYFWLAWSSLVLTLKAKNVNRMSKFTVLRDLNFVVENLGVEFFIGGVETLRPALQRLYMTRAYAYRDALKSFIEGYQEGIQQIMEKKEDSSKAQQEGNTDKNST